From Coffea arabica cultivar ET-39 chromosome 2e, Coffea Arabica ET-39 HiFi, whole genome shotgun sequence, the proteins below share one genomic window:
- the LOC113731643 gene encoding root phototropism protein 3-like isoform X1 produces the protein MWDAESETGGGRDYSNGVLSISKHGLKTDGFEQRGQSWYVATDIPSDFLVQIGDVNFHLHKYPLLSRSGKLNRIIYESREDLNKIVLDDLPGGPEAFELAAKFCYGIAVDLTANNISGLRCAAEYLEMTEDLEEGNLIFKTEAFLSYVVLSSWRDSILVLKNSEKLSPWAENLQIVRRCSESIAWKACANPKGIRWQYTGRPPKVSSPSWNEMKDSSPSRNQQVPPDWWFEDVSILRIDHFVRVITAIKVKGMRHELIGAAIMHYAAKWLPGLITEGSAAADEGSNYSHANDINRSWKGGLHMIVAGTKEDIPTVQAKDQRMIIESLISLIPPQKDSVSCSFLLRLLRMANLLKVAAALVTELEKRVGMQFEQATLADLLIPSYNKSETLYDVDLVQRLLEHFLVQEQTESSSPSRQSFAEAPQRGTNPNAKMRVARLVDSYLTEVSRDRNLSLTKFQVLAEALPDSARTCDDGLYRAVDSYLKAHPTLSEHERKRLCRVMDCQKLSIDACMHAAQNERLPLRVVVQVLFSEQVKISNAIASSSLKEAGESHYQPMVSTRKTLLEGTPQSFQEGWATAKKDINTLKFELETVKAKYLELQNDFETLQRQFDKMAKPKQTFAWTSGWKKLGKLTKMSNLENHDDGPQISNPEQPKKAPRRWRNSVS, from the exons ATGTGGGACGCGGAAAGCGAGACCGGAGGAGGGCGAGATTACAGCAATGGAGTTCTCAGCATAAGCAAGCATGGACTTAAAACCGATGGTTTTGAGCAAAGAGGCCAGTCTTG GTATGTTGCAACTGATATCCCAAGTGACTTTTTAGTTCAAATTGGAGATGTTAATTTCCATTTACATAAG TATCCTCTGCTTTCTAGAAGTGGCAAGTTGAACAGAATCATATATGAATCACGGGAAGACCTGAACAAGATAGTTTTAGATGACCTCCCAGGTGGACCTGAGGCTTTTGAGCTTGCAGCAAAATTTTGCTATGGGATTGCTGTTGATCTGACAGCAAACAATATCTCTGGCCTTAGATGTGCAGCAGAGTACCTGGAAATGACAGAGGACTTAGAAGAAGGCAATCTAATATTCAAGACAGAAGCTTTTCTCAGCTACGTGGTTTTGTCATCATGGAGAGATTCTATACTAGTACTTAAAAATAGTGAGAAGCTGTCGCCATGGGCAGAGAACCTTCAAATTGTCAGAAGATGCAGCGAGTCCATTGCTTGGAAAGCTTGTGCTAATCCAAAAGGAATAAGATGGCAATATACAGGGAGGCCCCCAAAAGTATCTAGCCCTAGTTGGAATGAAATGAAGGATTCCAGTCCAAGCAGAAACCAACAAGTGCCACCTGATTGGTGGTTTGAAGATGTTTCGATTCTCAGGATTGATCACTTTGTACGTGTTATTACTGCTATTAAGGTAAAGGGGATGAGACATGAACTAATTGGAGCTGCAATAATGCATTACGCAGCTAAATGGCTTCCAGGACTAATAACGGAGGGATCAGCAGCAGCTGATGAGGGAAGCAATTACAGCCACGCTAATGACATAAACAGAAGTTGGAAAGGGGGGCTCCATATGATTGTAGCTGGGACAAAAGAAGATATACCAACTGTTCAGGCTAAGGATCAAAGAATGATTATTGAGAGCCTTATTAGCTTAATACCTCCCCAGAAGGACAGTGTTTCCTGTAGCTTCCTTCTTCGACTGTTGAGAATGGCAAACTTGTTGAAAGTAGCTGCTGCTCTGGTTACTGAATTGGAAAAGAGGGTAGGCATGCAGTTTGAACAGGCTACATTGGCAGATCTTCTCATTCCTTCATACAACAAGAGTGAAACTTTATACGATGTTGATCTAGTTCAAAGACTACTGGAGCATTTCCTTGTCCAAGAGCAGACAGAAAGTTCAAGTCCTAGCAGACAATCATTTGCTGAAGCACCCCAAAGGGGTACAAATCCAAATGCTAAGATGAGAGTGGCAAGGCTGGTTGACAGTTATCTAACAGAGGTGTCCAGAGATAGAAATCTCTCCCTAACGAAATTTCAGGTCTTGGCAGAAGCTCTACCTGATTCAGCAAGAACCTGTGATGATGGACTATATAGAGCTGTTGATTCCTACCTGAAG GCCCATCCAACACTATCAGAGCATGAAAGGAAGAGGCTTTGCCGTGTAATGGATTGCCAGAAGCTCTCAATtgatgcatgcatgcatgctgCTCAGAATGAACGGCTTCCTCTAAGAGTAGTAGTGCAAGTTCTCTTCTCTGAACAGGTGAAGATAAGCAATGCAATAGCTAGTAGCTCCCTCAAGGAAGCTGGAGAATCCCACTACCAGCCAATGGTGTCAACCCGTAAGACATTGCTTGAAGGGACGCCACAGTCATTTCAAGAAGGATGGGCAACTGCCAAGAAGGACATCAACACTCTCAAGTTTGAGCTTGAAACAGTCAAGGCTAAGTACTTGGAACTCCAAAACGACTTTGAAACCTTACAGAGACAGTTCGATAAGATGGCTAAGCCAAAGCAAACTTTCGCATGGACCTCAGGGTGGAAAAAGCTAGGCAAGCTCACCAAGATGTCAAATTTGGAAAACCATGATGATGGACCCCAGATTTCGAATCCAGAACAACCTAAAAAGGCACCTAGAAGGTGGAGAAATTCCGTTTCTTGA
- the LOC113731643 gene encoding root phototropism protein 3-like isoform X2 — MTEDLEEGNLIFKTEAFLSYVVLSSWRDSILVLKNSEKLSPWAENLQIVRRCSESIAWKACANPKGIRWQYTGRPPKVSSPSWNEMKDSSPSRNQQVPPDWWFEDVSILRIDHFVRVITAIKVKGMRHELIGAAIMHYAAKWLPGLITEGSAAADEGSNYSHANDINRSWKGGLHMIVAGTKEDIPTVQAKDQRMIIESLISLIPPQKDSVSCSFLLRLLRMANLLKVAAALVTELEKRVGMQFEQATLADLLIPSYNKSETLYDVDLVQRLLEHFLVQEQTESSSPSRQSFAEAPQRGTNPNAKMRVARLVDSYLTEVSRDRNLSLTKFQVLAEALPDSARTCDDGLYRAVDSYLKAHPTLSEHERKRLCRVMDCQKLSIDACMHAAQNERLPLRVVVQVLFSEQVKISNAIASSSLKEAGESHYQPMVSTRKTLLEGTPQSFQEGWATAKKDINTLKFELETVKAKYLELQNDFETLQRQFDKMAKPKQTFAWTSGWKKLGKLTKMSNLENHDDGPQISNPEQPKKAPRRWRNSVS; from the exons ATGACAGAGGACTTAGAAGAAGGCAATCTAATATTCAAGACAGAAGCTTTTCTCAGCTACGTGGTTTTGTCATCATGGAGAGATTCTATACTAGTACTTAAAAATAGTGAGAAGCTGTCGCCATGGGCAGAGAACCTTCAAATTGTCAGAAGATGCAGCGAGTCCATTGCTTGGAAAGCTTGTGCTAATCCAAAAGGAATAAGATGGCAATATACAGGGAGGCCCCCAAAAGTATCTAGCCCTAGTTGGAATGAAATGAAGGATTCCAGTCCAAGCAGAAACCAACAAGTGCCACCTGATTGGTGGTTTGAAGATGTTTCGATTCTCAGGATTGATCACTTTGTACGTGTTATTACTGCTATTAAGGTAAAGGGGATGAGACATGAACTAATTGGAGCTGCAATAATGCATTACGCAGCTAAATGGCTTCCAGGACTAATAACGGAGGGATCAGCAGCAGCTGATGAGGGAAGCAATTACAGCCACGCTAATGACATAAACAGAAGTTGGAAAGGGGGGCTCCATATGATTGTAGCTGGGACAAAAGAAGATATACCAACTGTTCAGGCTAAGGATCAAAGAATGATTATTGAGAGCCTTATTAGCTTAATACCTCCCCAGAAGGACAGTGTTTCCTGTAGCTTCCTTCTTCGACTGTTGAGAATGGCAAACTTGTTGAAAGTAGCTGCTGCTCTGGTTACTGAATTGGAAAAGAGGGTAGGCATGCAGTTTGAACAGGCTACATTGGCAGATCTTCTCATTCCTTCATACAACAAGAGTGAAACTTTATACGATGTTGATCTAGTTCAAAGACTACTGGAGCATTTCCTTGTCCAAGAGCAGACAGAAAGTTCAAGTCCTAGCAGACAATCATTTGCTGAAGCACCCCAAAGGGGTACAAATCCAAATGCTAAGATGAGAGTGGCAAGGCTGGTTGACAGTTATCTAACAGAGGTGTCCAGAGATAGAAATCTCTCCCTAACGAAATTTCAGGTCTTGGCAGAAGCTCTACCTGATTCAGCAAGAACCTGTGATGATGGACTATATAGAGCTGTTGATTCCTACCTGAAG GCCCATCCAACACTATCAGAGCATGAAAGGAAGAGGCTTTGCCGTGTAATGGATTGCCAGAAGCTCTCAATtgatgcatgcatgcatgctgCTCAGAATGAACGGCTTCCTCTAAGAGTAGTAGTGCAAGTTCTCTTCTCTGAACAGGTGAAGATAAGCAATGCAATAGCTAGTAGCTCCCTCAAGGAAGCTGGAGAATCCCACTACCAGCCAATGGTGTCAACCCGTAAGACATTGCTTGAAGGGACGCCACAGTCATTTCAAGAAGGATGGGCAACTGCCAAGAAGGACATCAACACTCTCAAGTTTGAGCTTGAAACAGTCAAGGCTAAGTACTTGGAACTCCAAAACGACTTTGAAACCTTACAGAGACAGTTCGATAAGATGGCTAAGCCAAAGCAAACTTTCGCATGGACCTCAGGGTGGAAAAAGCTAGGCAAGCTCACCAAGATGTCAAATTTGGAAAACCATGATGATGGACCCCAGATTTCGAATCCAGAACAACCTAAAAAGGCACCTAGAAGGTGGAGAAATTCCGTTTCTTGA
- the LOC113731644 gene encoding transcription factor bHLH143, which translates to MFTAYDFQHSQHHYLWNSPRSNDSTAVPDTGTSAFGLLHFKTGQLDGGRGPFQWLPPQKESSSPTAAPHFEESQRAFGHGHGVEPTFKDVSASAHKKFLIFDQSGDQVRLISRSFRSPYQDQIIMPMTPVDFHDLQGEAGQSQIMKPPPHTEHHVKSEGGDMREDTEEINALLYSDSFPGNDDDVDGEDDDLTSTGHSPFTIIGGIEMHEKVWELTEEVGSTDGSTKRHKLLDGGYKKSSLVDTADPLKLAKFCNDDNHVETNCAKGGDLNEEMDSNINTTQKRAKICKTLRILESIVPGAENKDPILIIDDAINYLISLREKAEALELGLPEVQCSRQQ; encoded by the coding sequence ATGTTTACAGCCTACGATTTTCAGCATTCTCAGCACCATTATCTGTGGAATTCTCCTCGCTCAAATGACAGTACTGCAGTTCCAGATACAGGGACTTCAGCTTTTGGGCTTCTTCATTTTAAAACGGGCCAACTTGATGGAGGTCGGGGACCTTTCCAATGGTTGCCTCCTCAAAAGGAGAGCTCGTCTCCCACAGCAGCTCCACATTTTGAAGAATCTCAACGTGCTTTTGGTCATGGACATGGTGTCGAACCTACATTCAAGGATGTATCTGCATCCGCTCATAAGAAGTTTCTCATTTTTGATCAATCTGGGGATCAAGTTAGATTGATCTCGAGATCTTTTCGTTCACCTTACCAAGATCAGATTATCATGCCCATGACACCAGTTGATTTTCACGATTTGCAAGGTGAAGCAGGACAATCACAGATAATGAAGCCTCCTCCGCATACTGAGCACCATGTAAAGAGTGAAGGAGGTGACATGCGTGAGGACACAGAAGAAATCAATGCGTTGCTCTACTCTGATAGCTTCCCTGGGAATGATGATGATGttgatggtgaagatgatgaccTGACTAGCACCGGGCATTCACCTTTTACAATCATAGGTGGCATCGAGATGCATGAGAAGGTTTGGGAACTTACTGAGGAAGTTGGTAGCACTGATGGTTCAACTAAAAGGCATAAATTGCTTGATGGTGGTTACAAGAAATCATCGTTAGTGGACACTGCAGATCCATTGAAATTGGCTAAATTTTGCAATGATGATAACCATGTGGAGACAAATTGTGCCAAAGGTGGGGACCTCAATGAGGAGATGGACTCCAATATCAACACAACGCAAAAGCGGGCCAAAATTTGCAAGACGTTGAGAATTCTTGAAAGTATAGTTCCTGGAGCAGAGAATAAAGATCCAATCTTGATCATTGATGATGCAATAAATTACTTGATATCATTGAGGGAGAAAGCTGAAGCTTTGGAGCTTGGCCTCCCTGAAGTGCAGTGCTCCCGTCAACAGTAG
- the LOC113728708 gene encoding exocyst complex component EXO70C1-like — protein sequence MNLTKDLFSLYSESKVIFDGQASQIPSSQLKLQFQDILFNPKYPIGADQFLKSSNNSVSPSASITDSSSMTLHYEDYKGHHKAFSEEDIKTLGRISEILTSRNELADCVQMYVERRKDVVNTVFMRLREKLNVQTVCHFNCLDELSDKINGWIQIAKFCIATIFKLEKCFYEQIFGDLGTSEDTAANGRFVSIVVGAAAKLFEFPDSLLARRRLPQRPDILMPFCLELTNLVPQVIVYFDQDVQPAKAICGLATEILLRLKQQMTKILSVTEKNVLRELSTMPFPGGGIHPLTRHIIRHIDLIYVHRKSLNDLVARPQSSNDRDPPEVLGSHEMDERPISIESHLTRVIEFLLNNLKFKSNFYGQESLGCLFMMNNVNSVSEMIKSSEELGELIGTRLRMKLREKVELARTDYLHTSWGEVCDFLKGKGLKSHSNFDFFPGRSTRAVKKKFRTFNRMFEDILQTQEGWMVPDQQLRMKLLLDKWLQQC from the coding sequence ATGAACTTGACAAAAGATCTATTCTCACTTTACAGTGAAAGCAAAGTCATCTTTGATGGGCAGGCTTCCCAAATCCCCTCTTCGCAACTCAAGCTCCAGTTCCAGGACATCTTATTCAACCCCAAGTACCCCATTGGTGCGGATCAATTCTTGAAGAGTTCGAACAATTCAGTTTCTCCATCAGCTTCCATAACAGACAGCTCCAGCATGACATTGCATTACGAAGACTATAAGGGCCATCACAAGGCCTTCAGTGAAGAAGATATAAAGACTCTTGGGCGCATTTCAGAAATATTGACCTCCAGAAACGAATTGGCGGATTGTGTTCAGATGTATGTCGAGCGTCGAAAGGACGTGGTCAACACGGTATTTATGAGACTCCGTGAGAAATTGAATGTACAAACCGTCTGTCATTTTAATTGCTTGGATGAGTTGAGTGACAAAATCAATGGATGGATACAAATAGCCAAGTTTTGCATAGCCACCATTTTTAAATTAGAAAAGtgtttttatgagcaaatatttGGAGACCTGGGAACATCTGAGGATACTGCTGCTAACGGCCGTTTTGTGTCCATAGTAGTAGGGGCTGCGGCCAAGTTGTTTGAGTTTCCAGACTCTCTATTAGCCCGCCGCCGATTGCCCCAGAGACCAGACATTTTGATGCCCTTTTGTCTAGAACTCACCAATCTAGTTCCACAAGTGATTGTATATTTTGACCAAGATGTACAACCGGCGAAAGCTATCTGCGGCCTTGCCACTGAGATTTTGCTCCGACTGAAACAGCAAATGACAAAGATCCTTTCTGTTACAGAGAAAAATGTTCTTCGTGAGCTTTCGACGATGCCATTTCCTGGGGGAGGAATTCACCCCTTAACTAGACACATAATTCGTCACATTGACCTGATTTATGTTCACAGGAAATCCTTAAATGACTTGGTGGCTAGACCCCAAAGCTCCAATGATCGAGATCCTCCTGAAGTACTGGGTTCACATGAAATGGATGAAAGGCCAATTTCCATAGAGAGCCATCTAACTCGAGTCATCGAGTTTTTACTGAATAACTTGAAATTCAAGTCCAACTTCTATGGACAAGAATCTCTGGGTTGTTTGTTCATGATGAACAATGTTAACTCTGTTTCTGAGATGATTAAAAGTTCCGAGGAGTTGGGAGAACTTATTGGCACTCGCCTGCGGATGAAATTAAGAGAAAAAGTGGAGCTGGCAAGGACTGATTATCTCCATACAAGTTGGGGCGAAGTCTGCGATTTTTTGAAAGGTAAAGGATTAAAATCacattcaaattttgatttctttccTGGAAGGTCTACGAGAGCTGTGAAAAAGAAGTTTAGGACCTTCAATCGTATGTTTGAAGATATACTTCAGACTCAAGAAGGATGGATGGTACCAGATCAGCAGCTGCGGATGAAACTTCTGTTGGATAAATGGCTACAACAATGTTAA
- the LOC113731646 gene encoding peptidyl-prolyl cis-trans isomerase FKBP12-like — MGVEKQVVRPGGGPKPVPGQTVAVHCTGFGKNRDLSKKFWSTKDPGQQPFAFQIGQGKVIRGWDEGVLGMQVGEVARLTCSPDYGYGPSGFPAWGIEPNSVLVFEIEVLGVQ, encoded by the exons ATGGGAGTGGAGAAGCAAGTCGTAAGGCCCGGAGGGGGACCCAAACCCGTTCCCGGTCAGACCGTCGCCGTCCACTGTACCGGTTTCG GAAAGAACCGTGATTTGTCTAAAAAATTCTGGAG CACCAAGGATCCAGGGCAGCAGCCGTTTGCTTTCCAGATTGGCCAGGGGAAAGTTATCAGAG GATGGGATGAAGGTGTACTTGGAATGCAAGTGGGAGAAGTTGCGCGCTTAACG TGTTCCCCCGACTATGGTTATGGTCCTAGTGGTTTCCCAGCATGGGGCATTGAGCCTAACTCTGTTCTGGTTTTCGAGATTGAAGTATTGGGTGTTCAGTAA